One window of Brevibacterium pigmentatum genomic DNA carries:
- a CDS encoding ABC transporter permease translates to MENIRIPIGAWVDTVFDWLKENVAWFFDAVTWLFNFLIEVLTDVLVDLHPLVIIILLALIGWVFRSWQMAVGTLITLFFIMTMDQWVAAMQTLALIIIAAVIAIIIAIPVGILAARSNRASAVIKPILDFMQTMPAFVYLIPAVTFFGIGVVPGLVATVIFALPPGVRFTELGIRGVDSETVEAGQSFGATPGQILRGVQLPLATPTIMAGINQVIMLALAMAVIAGMVGADGLGKNVVEAIATQNLPLGVEAGLGVVIIAVYLDRVTAALGNAKDYPHSLVAGMRRRSAKNKAAAAAA, encoded by the coding sequence ATGGAGAACATCAGAATTCCGATCGGAGCCTGGGTCGACACGGTATTCGACTGGCTCAAGGAGAACGTCGCGTGGTTCTTCGATGCCGTCACCTGGCTGTTCAACTTCCTCATCGAGGTCCTCACCGATGTGCTCGTCGACCTCCACCCGCTCGTCATCATCATCCTGCTGGCGCTCATCGGCTGGGTCTTCCGCTCATGGCAGATGGCCGTGGGCACACTCATCACCCTGTTCTTCATCATGACGATGGACCAATGGGTGGCCGCGATGCAGACCCTGGCGCTGATCATCATCGCCGCCGTCATCGCCATCATCATCGCCATCCCCGTCGGCATTCTGGCCGCACGCAGCAACAGAGCCTCAGCGGTCATCAAACCGATCCTCGACTTCATGCAGACGATGCCGGCATTCGTCTACCTCATCCCTGCCGTCACCTTCTTCGGCATCGGCGTCGTTCCCGGTCTCGTGGCAACGGTGATCTTCGCTCTGCCTCCGGGTGTGCGGTTCACTGAGCTCGGCATCCGCGGGGTCGATTCGGAGACCGTCGAAGCCGGACAGTCCTTCGGTGCGACTCCCGGCCAGATCCTCCGCGGAGTCCAGCTGCCGTTGGCCACGCCGACGATCATGGCCGGCATCAACCAGGTCATCATGCTCGCCCTGGCCATGGCCGTCATCGCCGGCATGGTCGGCGCCGACGGACTCGGAAAGAACGTCGTCGAAGCGATCGCCACCCAGAACCTGCCGCTCGGTGTCGAAGCCGGACTCGGTGTCGTGATCATCGCGGTCTACCTCGACCGCGTCACCGCGGCCCTGGGCAATGCGAAGGACTACCCGCACTCGCTCGTGGCGGGGATGCGTCGTCGCAGCGCGAAGAACAAGGCAGCTGCGGCAGCGGCCTGA
- a CDS encoding quaternary amine ABC transporter ATP-binding protein — protein sequence MSVVKASHVYKVFGKRENEVVKRLEEGADRDDLTKLGTAAVIDASFEVEAGEIFVVMGLSGSGKSTLIRTLNGLWAPTAGSVEVLGTDIAKIDSAALRKVRSEHISMVFQHFALLPHRTVRDNAAYALEIRGVAKAERDRTADRWLKAVGLEGWGDKFPEQLSGGMQQRVGLARALAAETDILLMDEAFSALDPLIRREMQEQLVELQRELKKTIIFITHDLNEAMFLGDRIAVMRNGRIVQVGTPEDILTDPANDYVAQFVHDVDRARVLTANNVMEKARQTVTNQNGPRVALRTMRENSTSGVYVTDRDRKFLGLVSDRDCIEHIRTGATTLDEIIKPVANPASPDDLLIDLFLPTAEMPLPVPVTDADGELVGVVPRATLLAALGNQNGNEEQAVDAAVEDWPEPVDTGIIDQVLAEGDDAVARQTAGERGER from the coding sequence GTGAGCGTTGTCAAAGCGTCACACGTCTACAAAGTTTTCGGAAAGCGTGAGAACGAAGTCGTCAAACGACTCGAAGAGGGCGCTGACCGTGATGACCTGACCAAGCTCGGGACGGCCGCCGTCATCGATGCGAGCTTCGAAGTCGAGGCCGGCGAGATCTTCGTCGTCATGGGCCTGTCCGGTTCGGGCAAGTCGACCCTGATCCGCACTCTCAACGGACTCTGGGCACCCACTGCCGGATCCGTGGAGGTGCTGGGCACCGATATTGCGAAGATCGATTCGGCCGCACTGCGCAAGGTCCGCAGCGAGCACATCTCGATGGTGTTCCAGCACTTCGCACTGCTCCCGCACCGCACCGTCCGCGACAACGCCGCCTATGCACTGGAGATCCGCGGCGTCGCGAAGGCGGAGCGGGATAGGACCGCCGACCGCTGGCTCAAGGCCGTCGGCCTCGAAGGCTGGGGCGACAAGTTCCCCGAACAGCTCTCCGGCGGTATGCAGCAGCGCGTCGGCCTGGCCCGCGCGCTTGCGGCTGAGACCGACATCCTCCTCATGGACGAAGCATTCTCCGCCCTCGACCCGCTGATCCGCCGCGAGATGCAGGAACAGCTCGTCGAACTGCAGCGAGAGCTGAAGAAGACGATCATCTTCATCACCCACGACCTCAATGAGGCGATGTTCCTCGGCGACCGGATCGCGGTGATGCGCAACGGACGCATCGTCCAGGTCGGCACCCCGGAGGACATCCTCACCGACCCGGCCAACGACTACGTCGCGCAGTTCGTCCACGACGTCGACCGGGCACGCGTCCTCACCGCCAACAACGTCATGGAGAAGGCGCGTCAGACCGTGACCAACCAGAACGGTCCCCGAGTCGCCCTGCGCACCATGCGTGAGAACAGCACATCGGGCGTCTACGTCACGGACAGGGACCGCAAGTTCCTCGGCCTCGTCAGCGACCGCGACTGCATCGAGCACATCCGGACGGGCGCCACGACTCTCGACGAGATCATCAAGCCGGTCGCCAATCCCGCGTCTCCGGACGACCTGCTCATCGACCTGTTCCTCCCGACCGCGGAGATGCCTCTGCCGGTGCCCGTCACCGATGCCGACGGCGAACTCGTCGGCGTCGTGCCCCGGGCCACCCTTCTCGCCGCGCTCGGCAACCAGAACGGCAATGAAGAGCAGGCCGTGGACGCCGCTGTCGAAGACTGGCCCGAGCCGGTCGATACCGGGATCATCGACCAGGTACTGGCCGAAGGCGATGATGCCGTCGCACGGCAGACCGCCGGCGAAAGGGGTGAGCGCTGA
- a CDS encoding methylated-DNA--[protein]-cysteine S-methyltransferase, producing the protein MATVSATVDTFVGPLTVASDGRSVVRLEWRTSAEATDDSALIPAEAAASSDPILAEAVAQVRAYFDGRLGDFDLPLDFGQVSDIARAVLTTLAEKVPAGTTVTYGQLAEASGTGIPARAVGGIMGLNPIPIIVPCHRVVAGDGLGGYSGGLPGHELETKRRLLEFEDALPQPLF; encoded by the coding sequence ATGGCGACCGTCTCGGCAACCGTCGACACCTTCGTCGGCCCCCTCACCGTGGCAAGCGACGGCAGGTCGGTCGTCCGGCTCGAATGGCGCACATCCGCCGAGGCGACCGACGACTCCGCCCTGATCCCCGCTGAGGCGGCCGCCTCCTCGGATCCGATCCTCGCCGAGGCGGTCGCCCAGGTGCGGGCGTACTTCGACGGCCGCCTCGGCGATTTCGATCTGCCCCTGGACTTCGGTCAGGTCTCGGACATCGCGAGGGCCGTGCTGACGACCTTGGCCGAAAAGGTCCCGGCGGGGACCACGGTCACTTATGGTCAGCTCGCCGAAGCCAGCGGCACCGGGATTCCGGCTCGTGCCGTCGGCGGGATCATGGGGCTCAATCCGATCCCCATCATCGTCCCCTGCCACCGGGTTGTCGCCGGTGACGGACTCGGCGGGTACTCGGGCGGACTGCCCGGGCACGAACTCGAGACCAAGAGGCGCCTCCTCGAGTTCGAAGACGCCCTGCCGCAGCCGCTGTTCTGA
- a CDS encoding alpha/beta fold hydrolase, giving the protein MQVDRISARDGFPLEVQVSGPKNAPALLLLQGQSNSHEWWDDLRGDFEADFRTITFDYRGTGGSRGELGELSTASFAEDAVDVLDHLGADRAAIYGTSMGGRITQMLALNHPERVSAIVLGCTSPGGKHAVKRPREVGQALARLRGAEHTQYLFDLFYTPEWTVAAEYSKILGDDTMTAAESSAHLRVSANHDAWDRLPEISAPTLIMHGDADRMNPVGNARILHDRIPNSQLRILPEGRHGFFEEFAEVVTPAVIRFLTESPRKP; this is encoded by the coding sequence ATGCAGGTGGACAGGATCAGCGCACGCGACGGCTTCCCCCTCGAGGTCCAGGTCAGCGGGCCGAAGAACGCGCCCGCGCTGCTCCTTCTGCAGGGTCAGTCGAACTCGCACGAGTGGTGGGACGACCTGCGCGGGGACTTCGAAGCGGACTTCCGCACGATCACCTTCGACTATCGCGGAACGGGCGGCAGCCGGGGTGAGCTCGGCGAACTCTCGACGGCGAGCTTCGCCGAAGATGCCGTGGACGTGCTCGACCACCTCGGCGCGGATCGGGCCGCGATCTACGGCACGTCCATGGGCGGGCGGATCACGCAGATGCTCGCACTCAACCATCCCGAGCGGGTGAGCGCGATCGTGCTCGGGTGCACGTCACCGGGTGGGAAGCACGCCGTGAAGCGCCCCCGTGAGGTCGGCCAGGCGCTGGCCCGGCTGCGCGGTGCCGAGCACACTCAGTACCTGTTCGACCTTTTCTACACACCGGAGTGGACTGTGGCGGCGGAGTACAGCAAGATACTCGGCGATGACACGATGACGGCCGCCGAGTCATCCGCCCACCTGCGAGTGAGCGCCAACCACGATGCGTGGGACCGGCTGCCGGAGATCTCCGCTCCGACTCTGATCATGCACGGCGACGCGGACCGGATGAACCCGGTCGGAAATGCTCGGATCCTCCACGACCGGATCCCCAACTCTCAGCTGCGCATTCTGCCGGAGGGCCGACACGGATTCTTCGAAGAATTCGCCGAGGTGGTCACCCCGGCCGTGATCCGCTTCCTCACGGAATCGCCGCGGAAGCCTTGA
- a CDS encoding type I 3-dehydroquinate dehydratase, with amino-acid sequence MKSLPFLNPAAGSPAARNPGRPAVIVPTQAIDAERLAADCAAAAATGIVDAVEWRIDPLLAAGSGSALTRAEAALRLLPRALTAGLPILVTVRTGFEGGQVEITEDDYAEAVRALIAGIAEVGVGDGTAADADAVAVAAASGIPGSGASGVPVAVDVEIDRADSDSLIASARESGVPVVASHHNFEATDSADRLLRTFAAMSEAGADVAKVAMMPQEPADVLRLLEATAAADVSAAHPVLGISMGPLGRTSRIMGADFGSCATFAQIGQASAPGQIDAVVLAEILDRVTG; translated from the coding sequence ATGAAATCATTGCCGTTCCTCAATCCTGCCGCAGGTTCGCCTGCCGCGCGCAATCCCGGCCGACCGGCCGTCATCGTGCCCACCCAGGCGATCGATGCCGAGAGGCTCGCCGCCGATTGTGCCGCGGCCGCCGCGACCGGGATCGTCGATGCCGTCGAATGGCGCATCGATCCGCTGCTCGCCGCCGGTTCCGGTTCTGCGCTCACCCGCGCGGAGGCAGCCCTTCGACTGCTTCCCCGTGCACTCACAGCGGGGCTGCCGATCCTCGTGACCGTGCGCACCGGATTCGAAGGCGGGCAGGTGGAGATCACGGAAGACGACTACGCCGAGGCGGTGCGGGCGCTGATCGCGGGCATTGCCGAAGTCGGGGTGGGGGACGGCACTGCTGCCGACGCTGATGCCGTGGCCGTCGCCGCAGCGTCGGGTATTCCGGGCAGCGGGGCATCGGGCGTTCCCGTCGCCGTCGACGTCGAGATCGACCGGGCGGATTCGGACTCCCTCATCGCCTCGGCGCGGGAATCGGGCGTACCCGTCGTCGCCTCGCACCACAATTTCGAGGCCACGGACTCCGCCGACCGCCTGCTGAGGACGTTCGCCGCGATGAGCGAGGCCGGTGCGGATGTGGCCAAGGTGGCGATGATGCCGCAGGAGCCGGCCGACGTGCTGCGTCTCCTCGAGGCGACCGCTGCGGCGGATGTCTCCGCGGCGCATCCCGTGCTCGGGATCTCGATGGGACCTCTGGGGCGGACGAGCCGGATCATGGGTGCCGACTTCGGCAGCTGCGCAACATTCGCGCAGATCGGTCAGGCCTCGGCACCGGGGCAGATCGACGCCGTGGTCCTCGCCGAGATCCTCGACCGCGTCACCGGCTGA
- a CDS encoding copper chaperone PCu(A)C: MRKNITLAFALPIAVAIGLAGCGQDDSKAAGSTQTDGSSSTSAESSESAVDAEALSFDGAWVKAADDGMTGVFGELKNNTDADINLVEAKYADAEMVQLHETEGDGSGGMSMQEKKGGFTIPAGESLRFEPGGDHIMIMGLKKAIKPGEQIKLDLVTADDEAVEVTAVAKEYSGAQEDYAPGEAEGSSDDEAHAAHGEHADNSEQADHGEDTAHADHGEDASHEDSGHGDHGDHGDH; this comes from the coding sequence ATGCGAAAGAACATCACCCTGGCCTTTGCCCTGCCCATCGCCGTCGCCATCGGCCTGGCAGGCTGCGGCCAAGACGACAGCAAGGCCGCCGGTTCGACACAGACCGATGGCAGCAGCTCGACCTCGGCTGAATCCTCGGAAAGCGCGGTCGACGCCGAAGCGCTCAGCTTCGACGGCGCTTGGGTCAAGGCCGCCGACGACGGAATGACCGGAGTCTTCGGGGAGCTGAAGAACAACACCGACGCCGACATCAACCTCGTCGAGGCGAAATACGCGGACGCGGAGATGGTCCAACTCCACGAAACCGAAGGCGACGGCTCGGGCGGAATGTCCATGCAGGAGAAGAAGGGCGGCTTCACCATCCCGGCCGGGGAAAGCCTCCGCTTCGAGCCCGGAGGCGATCACATCATGATCATGGGACTGAAGAAGGCGATCAAGCCGGGCGAGCAGATCAAGCTCGATCTCGTCACCGCCGACGACGAGGCCGTCGAGGTCACGGCCGTTGCCAAGGAGTACTCCGGAGCCCAGGAAGACTACGCACCGGGCGAAGCCGAAGGCTCCAGCGACGACGAAGCTCATGCGGCCCATGGCGAGCATGCCGACAACAGCGAGCAAGCCGACCACGGCGAGGACACAGCCCATGCCGACCACGGGGAAGACGCAAGTCACGAGGACTCTGGCCACGGAGATCACGGAGATCACGGTGACCACTGA
- a CDS encoding DUF4235 domain-containing protein translates to MGKLAWQIIGVGAPIAAAFVARKTLTFAWEKSTKRPAPSNPVDDEISMSEALAWTIVSGVGVAVAQLVVQRIAANTVRNSFGEEALPKKFRKQIEEMTD, encoded by the coding sequence ATGGGAAAGCTCGCTTGGCAGATCATCGGCGTGGGAGCGCCCATCGCAGCCGCATTCGTCGCTCGCAAGACCCTGACCTTCGCGTGGGAGAAGTCGACGAAGCGCCCGGCGCCGTCGAACCCCGTCGATGACGAGATCTCGATGTCCGAGGCTCTGGCCTGGACGATCGTCTCCGGCGTCGGTGTGGCCGTGGCTCAGCTCGTCGTTCAGCGCATCGCCGCGAACACCGTGCGCAACAGCTTCGGCGAGGAAGCCCTGCCGAAGAAGTTCCGCAAGCAGATCGAAGAGATGACCGATTGA
- a CDS encoding aminotransferase class IV, whose amino-acid sequence MTDLLILVDPESGTFVLTDLRAAQLPVTDLSAHRGDGIFETVLVSMGAQGATVVSRERHFTRFRASASALDLPDPDQGLWDRVIDSLIAEVAAADPENVEFGIRYALSRGEQGADGQFRPRGWAFPVPVDDHIRTARKQGVTAVSLDRGFDAYIGSKAPWLLIGAKTLSYAVNQAAGRYASANNADEALFVSHDGIVLEGPTANLIIRRGDRLLTPNPDAGLLSGTTQRLIFDHAEELGLSAEYADLRLDDVKAADAAWYVSSMRTAVALRELDGNAISVDEDLTDRFQEIIRGR is encoded by the coding sequence ATGACCGACCTGCTCATCCTCGTCGACCCGGAATCCGGCACGTTCGTGCTCACCGATCTGCGTGCCGCCCAGCTGCCCGTCACTGATCTCTCCGCTCATCGCGGGGACGGCATCTTCGAAACCGTGCTGGTGAGCATGGGTGCGCAGGGTGCCACCGTGGTGTCGCGGGAACGGCACTTCACCCGGTTCCGCGCTTCCGCCTCGGCGCTGGATCTGCCCGATCCGGACCAAGGACTGTGGGATCGGGTCATCGATTCCCTCATCGCCGAGGTGGCCGCCGCCGACCCCGAGAACGTCGAATTCGGGATCCGCTACGCCCTCTCCCGCGGGGAGCAGGGTGCGGACGGGCAGTTCCGACCCCGCGGGTGGGCCTTCCCCGTCCCCGTCGACGACCACATCCGTACAGCCCGAAAGCAGGGGGTCACCGCCGTCAGCCTCGACCGCGGATTCGACGCCTATATCGGCAGCAAGGCTCCGTGGCTGCTCATCGGCGCAAAGACTCTGTCCTATGCGGTCAATCAAGCCGCCGGCCGTTATGCCTCGGCGAACAACGCCGATGAGGCCCTGTTCGTCTCCCACGACGGAATCGTGCTAGAAGGGCCGACCGCAAATCTCATCATCCGCCGAGGCGACCGACTCCTCACGCCGAATCCGGACGCAGGTCTGCTGTCGGGAACGACGCAGCGTCTGATCTTCGATCATGCGGAGGAACTGGGCCTGAGCGCCGAATATGCCGACCTGCGCCTCGACGACGTCAAGGCGGCGGATGCGGCGTGGTACGTCTCGTCGATGCGCACGGCGGTCGCGCTGCGCGAACTCGACGGGAACGCGATCTCTGTCGATGAGGATCTGACCGACCGGTTCCAGGAGATCATCCGCGGACGGTGA
- a CDS encoding VIT1/CCC1 transporter family protein encodes MTTHDSAGGTPPASPDRRTIRRWQRYLANERLEERVYRNLAERRKGEDREILLSLAAAESRHQEHWITLLGEHAEKRRSADLLTRCLAFLGGMFGSVFVLALAQQSETSSPYDEEEAASAEMAADERIHAEVVRALAARSRARLSGNFRAAVFGANDGLVSNLALVLGVGAAGVSNTVILLTGVSGLLAGALSMGAGEYISVRSQRELLDASTPDPESRHALADLNIDANELALVFRARGMEAREAEARAHRTIAAAKNKQAPRLPNLDSEVDRDELGTGLGAALSSFCFFSSGALIPILPYIFGMSGLPAVFLSAGLVGIALLFTGGVVGLLSGKSPGPRALRQLGIGFGAAAVTYALGLLFGGTA; translated from the coding sequence ATTCGCCGCTGGCAGCGCTACCTCGCCAACGAAAGGCTCGAGGAGCGCGTGTATCGCAACCTCGCAGAACGCCGCAAGGGCGAGGACCGTGAGATCCTGCTCAGCCTCGCCGCCGCGGAATCCCGACACCAGGAGCACTGGATCACTCTGCTCGGCGAACACGCGGAGAAGCGCCGTTCCGCCGACCTCCTCACACGCTGCCTGGCTTTCCTCGGAGGCATGTTCGGCTCCGTGTTCGTCCTCGCCCTTGCTCAGCAGTCCGAGACGAGCTCGCCGTACGACGAAGAGGAAGCCGCCTCCGCCGAGATGGCCGCCGATGAGCGCATCCACGCCGAGGTGGTCCGTGCCCTGGCCGCCCGTTCCCGCGCCCGCCTGTCGGGGAACTTCCGCGCCGCCGTCTTCGGTGCCAACGACGGCTTGGTCTCGAACCTCGCACTTGTCCTCGGTGTCGGCGCGGCTGGAGTCTCGAACACCGTCATCCTGCTGACCGGCGTGTCCGGACTGCTCGCCGGAGCCCTGTCGATGGGCGCGGGCGAGTACATCTCGGTGCGCTCCCAGCGCGAACTCCTCGACGCCTCCACCCCCGACCCCGAATCCCGGCACGCTCTGGCCGATCTCAACATCGACGCCAACGAGCTCGCCCTCGTTTTCCGCGCCCGCGGAATGGAAGCCCGCGAGGCCGAGGCCCGCGCGCACCGCACCATCGCGGCGGCGAAGAACAAACAGGCACCGAGGCTGCCGAACCTCGACTCCGAAGTCGACCGCGACGAACTGGGCACCGGCCTCGGCGCCGCGCTGTCGAGCTTCTGCTTCTTCTCCTCCGGCGCACTCATCCCGATCCTGCCGTATATCTTCGGCATGTCCGGACTGCCCGCCGTGTTCCTGTCCGCCGGCCTCGTTGGCATCGCGCTGCTGTTCACCGGCGGCGTCGTCGGCCTGCTCTCCGGCAAATCGCCCGGCCCCCGCGCCCTGCGCCAACTCGGCATCGGCTTCGGTGCCGCCGCCGTGACCTACGCCCTCGGTCTGCTCTTCGGAGGCACCGCATGA
- a CDS encoding glycine betaine ABC transporter substrate-binding protein — protein sequence MKRRFLTPFVAAVAALGLALTGCSQEASKDDGGGGDKGDIKLGYVTGWTDGQSISLLLEDQLGKMGYNVETETFNDAAVLYAGVANGDIDMYPSSWPEVTHKQYIDEYGDNLEDLGAYYDNAVLTIAVPKYMKDINSIEDLKGKGKDFGGEIIGIEPGAGLTKATKAMIPEYGLDGEYELVTSSTAAMLTELGNATEAEKDIVVTLWRPFWANNEYPVKDLEDPKGAMGDPEKLHFTATKGFSEEFSDAADYIGNIKLDDKQYGELEDLVVNKHKDDGEKAIAEWLKANPDAYEGELPDEE from the coding sequence ATGAAGAGAAGATTCCTCACCCCGTTCGTCGCTGCAGTCGCAGCCCTCGGCCTTGCTCTGACCGGTTGCTCGCAGGAAGCGTCGAAGGACGACGGCGGAGGCGGCGACAAGGGCGACATCAAGCTCGGCTACGTCACCGGCTGGACCGACGGCCAGAGCATCTCGCTCCTGCTCGAGGATCAGCTGGGCAAGATGGGCTACAACGTCGAGACTGAGACCTTCAACGACGCCGCCGTCCTGTACGCCGGTGTCGCCAACGGCGATATCGACATGTACCCCTCGTCGTGGCCCGAGGTCACACACAAGCAGTACATCGACGAGTACGGTGACAACCTCGAAGATCTCGGCGCCTACTACGACAACGCCGTCCTCACGATCGCCGTCCCGAAGTACATGAAGGACATCAACTCGATCGAAGACCTCAAGGGCAAGGGCAAGGACTTCGGCGGAGAGATCATCGGAATCGAGCCCGGTGCCGGTCTGACGAAGGCCACCAAGGCGATGATTCCCGAGTACGGCCTCGACGGCGAATACGAACTCGTCACCTCCTCGACCGCCGCCATGCTCACCGAGCTCGGCAATGCGACCGAAGCTGAGAAGGACATCGTCGTCACCCTGTGGCGTCCGTTCTGGGCGAACAACGAGTACCCGGTCAAGGACCTCGAGGACCCGAAGGGTGCGATGGGTGATCCCGAGAAGCTCCACTTCACCGCCACCAAGGGCTTCAGTGAAGAGTTCTCGGATGCCGCCGACTACATCGGCAACATCAAGCTCGATGACAAGCAGTACGGAGAGCTCGAGGACCTGGTCGTCAACAAGCACAAGGACGATGGCGAGAAGGCCATCGCCGAGTGGCTGAAGGCCAACCCTGATGCCTACGAAGGCGAGCTGCCTGACGAGGAATGA
- a CDS encoding Dyp-type peroxidase translates to MPTTGKTQVTRTLATEITEITVTTEPDRSGFSRRGLLTSAAAAGGVGIVGAAAGFGIGRRGPGAEAATNGDGGPPRRDLDGANGPQTEPFYGTHQSGVETSAQAYAHFIAFTLRPGIKAAEAVRWLRLLTADAAALTQGRAPLADSESELAVDPARLTVTFGFGAELVALAGREHVPDWLKPLEAFSIDRLDADRCKGDLLLQICGDDPLTLAHARRMLFKDSRSFAEVAWQRDGFRRAYGSSREGKTQRNLFGQLDGTANPGPGSEDFARIIWGQGTETADPVFSARGEPPADLGAHLPPWMRGGTTLVLRDIAMNLDTWDKADRPAREFAVGRTMDSGAPLSGKAEFDVPDFTAVDRRGLTKISSVAHIARARDGLGSEVQIHRRTFNYETGAGGDSGLLFASFQADIERQFLPIQRRLAEVDLLNEWTTPIGSTVWAIPPGATEGGYVGQELFDA, encoded by the coding sequence ATGCCGACCACGGGGAAGACGCAAGTCACGAGGACTCTGGCCACGGAGATCACGGAGATCACGGTGACCACTGAGCCTGATCGCTCCGGCTTCAGCCGCCGAGGTCTCCTGACCTCGGCGGCCGCCGCCGGCGGTGTCGGAATCGTCGGAGCCGCCGCGGGGTTCGGGATCGGCCGCCGCGGACCGGGCGCGGAGGCGGCGACCAACGGGGACGGAGGGCCGCCTCGGCGAGATCTGGACGGGGCGAACGGGCCGCAGACCGAGCCGTTCTACGGCACTCATCAATCCGGGGTCGAGACCTCGGCCCAGGCTTATGCGCACTTCATCGCGTTCACACTCAGACCCGGGATCAAGGCCGCCGAGGCGGTGCGCTGGCTGCGGCTGCTCACCGCGGATGCGGCGGCGCTGACGCAGGGACGGGCGCCGTTGGCCGATTCCGAATCCGAGCTCGCCGTCGACCCTGCCCGGCTGACGGTGACCTTCGGGTTCGGTGCCGAGCTGGTCGCCCTGGCCGGAAGGGAGCACGTCCCGGACTGGCTCAAACCCTTGGAAGCGTTCTCGATCGATCGCCTCGATGCGGACCGATGCAAGGGCGACCTGCTCCTGCAGATCTGCGGCGACGATCCGCTGACCTTGGCACATGCCAGACGCATGCTGTTCAAGGACTCCCGATCGTTCGCCGAGGTGGCCTGGCAGCGCGACGGTTTCCGACGTGCCTACGGCAGTTCGAGGGAGGGGAAGACCCAGAGGAATCTCTTCGGTCAGCTCGATGGCACGGCGAATCCGGGCCCCGGTTCCGAGGACTTCGCGCGGATCATCTGGGGACAGGGCACCGAGACGGCCGACCCGGTGTTCTCCGCTCGCGGGGAGCCGCCTGCCGACCTCGGTGCGCACCTGCCGCCCTGGATGCGCGGGGGAACGACGCTGGTTCTGCGCGATATCGCCATGAACCTCGATACTTGGGACAAGGCCGACCGTCCGGCCCGGGAGTTTGCGGTCGGTCGGACCATGGACAGCGGAGCGCCGCTGTCGGGCAAGGCCGAGTTCGACGTTCCGGACTTCACCGCCGTCGATCGGCGCGGACTGACGAAGATCTCGTCGGTCGCGCATATCGCTCGTGCCCGCGACGGACTGGGGTCGGAGGTGCAGATCCACCGGCGCACGTTCAACTACGAGACCGGCGCGGGCGGGGATTCCGGGCTGCTGTTCGCGTCCTTCCAAGCCGATATCGAGCGGCAGTTCCTGCCGATCCAACGCCGCCTCGCCGAAGTGGACCTGCTCAACGAATGGACGACCCCGATCGGGTCAACCGTGTGGGCGATCCCGCCCGGGGCGACCGAGGGCGGATACGTCGGACAGGAGCTGTTCGACGCGTGA